A region of Fibrobacterota bacterium DNA encodes the following proteins:
- a CDS encoding putative motility protein, with translation MTARRAGDNLFPMDALSSLGSTPPPQPTISTGSGDNSDSGDGAQPAASAQSANNADSTKNLTLLKKSHDLAKDTASRLLESLPPPRSPSPPGTGGKIDLMA, from the coding sequence TTGACGGCGCGCCGCGCCGGCGATAACCTCTTCCCCATGGACGCCCTATCAAGCCTCGGATCGACACCTCCCCCGCAACCCACCATTAGCACGGGTTCCGGCGACAACTCGGATTCCGGTGACGGCGCGCAGCCAGCCGCCAGCGCGCAGTCCGCCAACAATGCGGATTCGACCAAGAATCTGACATTGCTCAAAAAGTCCCATGACCTGGCCAAGGACACCGCTTCCCGCTTGCTCGAATCGCTCCCGCCTCCGCGGTCCCCAAGCCCGCCGGGCACGGGCGGTAAGATCGACCTCATGGCCTGA
- the fliG gene encoding flagellar motor switch protein FliG, translated as MAEAKTKSKDAKDEAPANGGLATIGGPTKAAVMMVTLGAEACAQIFKSLDEEDVEILTAEIARLEGITPETREKVLEEFHQMAVAQKYILQGGVDYARQALEAAMGARRAKEILEKVQSSIRTTGFSLLQDVDPAQLVNFIQKEHPQTIALLLAHMDASMSAPILSALPQELQVDVTTRLATMQSVSPDVLSQVEEVLATQMKSLFGGNVSEVGGVKFVAEMLNQVDRGAEKNILGNLERENPELATEIKNLMFVFEDIMLLDDKGIQRMLKEVDTKELALALKGASDTVGDKFFKNMSSRASEMMKEDMSFMGPVRVKDVEAAQQRIVDIVRRLEDDGEIIISGRGGDDEIVV; from the coding sequence ATGGCGGAAGCGAAAACCAAGTCGAAAGACGCGAAAGACGAGGCGCCCGCTAACGGGGGCCTGGCCACCATCGGAGGGCCCACCAAGGCGGCCGTCATGATGGTGACCCTGGGCGCGGAGGCGTGCGCGCAGATCTTCAAGAGCCTCGATGAAGAGGACGTGGAGATCCTGACCGCGGAGATCGCCCGCCTGGAGGGCATCACCCCGGAGACGCGCGAGAAGGTTCTGGAGGAATTCCACCAGATGGCCGTCGCGCAGAAGTACATCCTGCAGGGCGGCGTGGATTACGCGCGGCAGGCCCTGGAGGCGGCCATGGGCGCGCGTCGCGCCAAGGAGATCCTGGAAAAGGTGCAGAGCTCCATCCGCACCACGGGATTCAGCCTGCTACAGGACGTGGATCCGGCCCAATTGGTGAACTTCATCCAGAAGGAGCATCCGCAAACCATCGCGCTGCTCTTGGCCCATATGGACGCCTCCATGTCGGCGCCCATCCTTTCGGCCCTGCCGCAGGAGTTGCAGGTCGACGTGACCACGCGCCTGGCTACCATGCAATCGGTTTCGCCCGACGTGCTTTCCCAGGTCGAAGAGGTCCTGGCCACGCAGATGAAGAGCCTGTTCGGAGGCAACGTTTCGGAAGTGGGCGGCGTGAAGTTCGTCGCCGAGATGCTGAACCAGGTCGACCGCGGCGCGGAGAAGAACATCCTGGGCAACCTGGAGCGGGAGAACCCCGAATTGGCCACCGAGATCAAGAACCTGATGTTCGTGTTCGAGGACATCATGCTGCTAGACGACAAGGGCATCCAGCGCATGCTGAAGGAAGTGGACACCAAGGAATTGGCTTTGGCGCTCAAGGGCGCCAGCGATACCGTGGGCGACAAGTTCTTCAAGAACATGTCCAGCCGCGCCTCCGAGATGATGAAGGAAGACATGTCGTTCATGGGCCCCGTGCGCGTGAAGGACGTGGAAGCCGCGCAGCAGCGCATCGTGGACATCGTGCGGCGCCTGGAAGACGACGGGGAGATCATCATCTCCGGCCGCGGCGGCGACGACGAGATCGTGGTGTAA
- the secA gene encoding preprotein translocase subunit SecA, which produces MILNAVLAKVFGTSHEREVKRLGPKVEAINALSPAVEALDDEALAAKTVELRQRLAEGKTLDDILPEAFAVCREAADRRLGMLNILNPDYAFDFAKLSPASRALAEDARRKLQIGVPEPAEGEPPLPPAVPHHTLMFPASFYGEIRTLHSESRYPFRYRPFDVQLIGGMVLHEGKIAEMKTGEGKTVVATLPCYLNGLEGKGVHVVTVNDYLAKRDALTMGKVYQFLGLSVGIIVHGQDEEEKRANYACDISYGTNNEFGFDYLRDNMAHNIEECVQRELNFAIVDEVDSILVDEARTPLIISGPAEQSTEKYKQANEVVRYLVKDTHFTLDEKEKHVSLTEEGVNVCEDKLKLENLYGDTNVEWVHHIQQALRAHIIFKRDVDYMVRNRQVVIVDEFTGRLMEGRRYSEGLHQAIEAKENVPIMRENQTLATITFQNLFRLYKKLGGMTGTADTEATEFHQIYKLKVVVIPTNRPMVRQDQDDLIYKTRREKVQAIVADLKERHAKGQPVLVGTVSIEKSEELSGFLLREGIPHEVLNAKHHQKEAGIIEGAGQVGKVTIATNMAGRGTDIQLGPGVTERGGLYVLGTERHESRRIDNQLRGRSGRQGDPGESRFYLSLEDDLMRIFGSDRISRIMDRLGVEEGEVISHSLVNRAIATAQKRVEGQNFEIRKHLLEYDDVMNKQRTVIYGLRRRILQGEEIKDEIESRVEDAADQVVSQYALAGNYPENWELDNLYAELKRAFDIDYAIVDDVLHYQTAEQTVEQVIAKCKEKYAAIEAGLGSEQLREIERQVLLGVIDHLWREHLYAMDHLRDATRFRGYAQKDPLQEYKKEGFAMFATTLERIAMDVTQRILHIDPDFLKRQQEAMVHARELEQARMRQMQFSSPDVALPQGFAPPNPTVEGPERDGPAIRVVPAQSPRPAQPQPGPRPAAGPGPRPGPQMRTMPAGPAIDVKNIGRNDPCPCGSGKKFKKCHGENL; this is translated from the coding sequence ATGATTCTCAATGCCGTACTCGCCAAAGTATTCGGGACCAGCCACGAGCGCGAAGTAAAGCGTCTCGGGCCCAAAGTGGAGGCCATCAACGCCTTGAGTCCCGCCGTGGAGGCCTTGGACGACGAGGCCCTGGCCGCCAAGACCGTCGAGCTGCGCCAGCGCCTCGCCGAGGGGAAAACCCTGGACGATATCCTTCCCGAGGCCTTCGCCGTCTGCCGCGAAGCCGCCGATCGCCGCCTGGGCATGTTGAACATCCTCAATCCGGATTACGCGTTCGACTTCGCCAAGCTTTCGCCCGCCTCGCGGGCCCTAGCCGAAGACGCCCGCCGCAAGCTCCAGATCGGCGTCCCCGAACCTGCCGAAGGCGAGCCGCCCCTGCCTCCCGCCGTCCCGCACCACACCTTAATGTTCCCGGCTTCCTTCTACGGGGAGATCCGCACGCTCCATTCCGAAAGCCGCTACCCGTTCCGCTACCGTCCCTTCGACGTGCAGCTGATAGGCGGCATGGTCCTGCACGAAGGCAAGATCGCCGAAATGAAAACCGGCGAAGGCAAGACCGTGGTCGCGACCCTGCCTTGCTACCTCAACGGCTTGGAGGGCAAGGGCGTGCACGTGGTGACGGTGAACGATTACCTCGCCAAACGCGACGCCCTCACCATGGGCAAGGTCTACCAGTTCCTCGGCCTCTCCGTGGGCATCATCGTGCACGGCCAGGACGAAGAGGAGAAGCGCGCGAACTACGCGTGCGACATCTCTTACGGCACCAACAACGAATTCGGCTTCGATTACCTGCGCGACAACATGGCGCATAACATCGAAGAGTGCGTCCAGCGCGAGCTGAACTTCGCCATCGTCGACGAAGTGGACTCCATCCTCGTGGACGAAGCGCGTACGCCCCTCATCATCTCGGGCCCGGCCGAGCAGTCCACCGAGAAGTACAAGCAGGCCAACGAGGTGGTGCGCTACCTGGTGAAGGATACGCATTTCACCTTGGACGAGAAGGAGAAGCACGTTTCGCTCACCGAAGAGGGCGTGAACGTCTGCGAGGATAAGTTGAAGCTGGAGAACCTCTACGGCGATACCAACGTCGAGTGGGTCCACCATATCCAGCAGGCCCTGCGCGCCCACATCATCTTCAAGCGCGACGTCGATTACATGGTGCGCAACCGCCAGGTCGTCATCGTGGACGAGTTCACGGGCCGCCTCATGGAAGGGCGCCGCTACTCCGAGGGCCTCCACCAGGCCATCGAAGCCAAGGAAAACGTCCCCATCATGCGGGAAAACCAGACCTTGGCCACCATCACCTTCCAGAACCTTTTCCGCCTGTACAAGAAGCTGGGCGGCATGACCGGCACGGCCGACACCGAGGCCACCGAGTTCCACCAGATCTATAAGCTGAAGGTGGTGGTCATCCCCACCAACCGGCCCATGGTCCGTCAGGATCAGGACGACTTGATCTACAAGACACGGCGCGAGAAGGTCCAGGCCATCGTGGCCGATCTCAAGGAGCGCCATGCCAAGGGCCAGCCCGTGCTGGTCGGCACCGTGTCCATCGAGAAGTCCGAAGAGTTGAGCGGATTCCTCCTGCGCGAAGGCATTCCCCACGAGGTCTTGAACGCCAAGCACCATCAGAAGGAGGCCGGCATCATCGAAGGCGCCGGCCAGGTGGGCAAGGTCACCATCGCCACCAACATGGCCGGCCGCGGCACCGACATCCAGCTCGGGCCCGGCGTGACCGAACGGGGCGGACTCTACGTGCTCGGCACCGAGCGCCATGAGAGCCGCCGCATCGATAACCAGTTGCGCGGCCGTTCGGGCCGCCAGGGGGATCCGGGCGAATCCCGCTTCTACCTGTCCCTGGAAGACGATCTGATGCGCATCTTCGGATCGGATCGCATTTCGCGCATCATGGACCGGCTCGGCGTGGAGGAAGGCGAGGTGATTTCGCATTCCCTCGTCAACCGCGCCATCGCCACGGCGCAGAAGCGCGTGGAAGGCCAGAACTTCGAGATCCGCAAGCATTTGCTGGAATACGACGACGTCATGAACAAGCAGCGCACCGTCATCTACGGCCTGCGCCGCCGCATCCTGCAAGGCGAGGAGATCAAGGACGAAATCGAATCCCGCGTGGAAGACGCCGCCGACCAGGTCGTGTCCCAGTATGCCTTGGCGGGGAACTATCCCGAGAATTGGGAATTGGACAACCTCTACGCCGAACTGAAGCGCGCCTTCGACATCGATTACGCCATCGTCGATGACGTGCTGCATTACCAGACCGCCGAGCAGACGGTGGAGCAGGTGATCGCCAAGTGCAAGGAGAAGTACGCCGCCATCGAGGCCGGGCTGGGATCGGAACAGCTCCGCGAAATCGAACGCCAGGTCTTATTGGGGGTGATCGACCATCTGTGGCGCGAGCATCTCTACGCCATGGACCATCTGCGCGACGCCACCCGTTTCCGCGGTTACGCCCAGAAGGATCCTCTCCAGGAATACAAGAAGGAAGGCTTCGCGATGTTCGCCACCACCTTGGAGCGCATCGCCATGGACGTCACCCAGCGCATCCTGCACATCGATCCCGATTTCCTGAAACGGCAACAGGAGGCGATGGTACACGCCCGGGAACTGGAACAGGCCCGCATGCGCCAAATGCAATTCAGCTCGCCCGACGTCGCCTTGCCCCAGGGTTTCGCGCCCCCGAATCCCACGGTGGAAGGCCCCGAACGGGACGGGCCCGCCATCCGCGTGGTCCCCGCGCAGTCTCCCCGGCCCGCCCAGCCGCAGCCCGGCCCGCGGCCGGCCGCAGGCCCGGGTCCCCGTCCGGGCCCGCAGATGCGAACCATGCCCGCCGGCCCCGCCATCGACGTGAAGAACATCGGCCGTAACGATCCTTGCCCGTGCGGCAGCGGCAAGAAGTTCAAGAAATGCCACGGAGAGAATCTCTGA
- the tmk gene encoding dTMP kinase: MPRRESLTSVPGAFSQGSLPGGSPRFFSLEGIDGSGKSTQLALLADRLRAKGRETVTVREPGGTPVSDAIRQILLSPGNRVAPSAELLLFSAARAQLAEEVIAPALSAGKIVLADRFGWSTLAYQGYGRGLDQESIFELFRIACGPVWPLHSFLLDLPASELAGRLRSGGRAADRMESAGEEFFARVREGYRSIAKSYPDRFTVLDASLPPATLHEAIAGKLDRMLA, translated from the coding sequence ATGCCACGGAGAGAATCTCTGACGTCCGTTCCGGGCGCCTTTTCCCAAGGCTCCCTTCCCGGCGGCTCTCCGCGTTTCTTTTCCCTGGAAGGGATCGATGGCAGCGGCAAGTCCACGCAATTGGCCCTGCTCGCCGACCGCCTGCGCGCGAAAGGGCGCGAAACCGTCACCGTGCGCGAGCCCGGAGGCACGCCGGTATCCGACGCCATCCGACAAATCCTCCTCTCTCCCGGCAATCGCGTCGCTCCCTCGGCGGAGCTTTTGCTCTTCTCGGCGGCCCGGGCCCAGTTGGCCGAAGAAGTCATCGCCCCGGCCCTTTCCGCCGGGAAAATCGTCCTTGCCGATCGCTTCGGCTGGTCGACCCTGGCTTACCAAGGCTATGGCCGCGGCCTCGACCAAGAGTCCATCTTCGAATTGTTCCGCATCGCCTGCGGCCCGGTTTGGCCCCTGCATAGCTTTCTCCTGGATCTGCCGGCATCCGAACTCGCCGGACGCTTGCGCTCCGGGGGCAGGGCGGCGGATCGGATGGAAAGCGCGGGCGAGGAATTCTTCGCCCGGGTGCGCGAGGGATACCGTTCCATCGCGAAGTCCTATCCGGATCGCTTCACCGTCCTGGACGCGTCGCTCCCGCCCGCAACCTTGCACGAGGCGATCGCCGGCAAGCTTGATCGCATGCTTGCTTAA
- a CDS encoding S41 family peptidase: MKKSKFYYATVAILISGFALISNRVQAGGEKFYSDLIRLDKVVTKINENYVEDVSSEELVDAAIGGIRSILDPHTAYFTPKDYEDLKVNTEGEFGGLGIQIGIRDGILTVVSPLAGTPAHRMGLQAGDKIIRIDTLSTQGISIDDAVEKLRGKPGSPVKIQILREGMPEPMEFNIVREVIKIESVPYAAMINDSTGYVKITQFAKRTGEDLEERINDLKKKDMKSLILDLRVNPGGLLNQAISVSELFLDKNQMVVYTKGRVKSQNQEYHSRRNPIWTKKLVVLVNENSASASEIVAGAMQDWDRAIVLGEPSFGKGSVQTILPLDGQQNTLKLTTAYYYTPAGRCINKPENAVRFKKAQTDSARKDTTWFYTKAGRKVLAGGGITPDVILAGRKYTRYDQELLRKTMFFNYVIKKRNDIAKRQKITPDFTVSKDVLDDFRKFVYTDTTFTRFKSASMIALDNFRDVVKKERADRDSSVAADPDKTQVDQATNTLDGILRAEADKEFERNLDFIAYQLKCELLGAALGEDARTAFELKNDNQVIEASRYLADQKMFAKAFKKGKDKG, translated from the coding sequence ATGAAAAAGAGCAAGTTCTACTACGCCACCGTCGCCATCCTCATCTCCGGATTCGCCCTCATCAGCAATCGCGTGCAAGCCGGAGGGGAAAAGTTCTACTCCGATCTCATCCGCCTGGACAAGGTCGTCACCAAGATCAACGAGAACTACGTGGAGGACGTTTCCTCCGAGGAACTCGTCGACGCGGCCATCGGCGGCATCCGTTCCATCCTCGATCCCCATACGGCCTATTTCACCCCCAAGGATTACGAGGACCTGAAGGTCAACACCGAAGGCGAATTCGGGGGCCTGGGGATCCAGATCGGGATCCGCGACGGGATCCTCACCGTGGTCTCGCCCCTGGCCGGGACGCCCGCGCACCGCATGGGGTTGCAGGCGGGCGACAAGATCATCCGCATCGATACCCTCAGCACCCAAGGCATTTCCATCGACGACGCCGTGGAGAAGCTACGCGGAAAGCCCGGTTCCCCGGTGAAGATCCAGATCCTGCGCGAGGGCATGCCCGAACCCATGGAATTCAATATCGTGCGCGAGGTGATCAAGATCGAGAGCGTGCCTTACGCGGCCATGATCAACGATTCCACCGGATACGTGAAGATTACCCAGTTCGCCAAGCGCACCGGCGAGGATCTCGAAGAGCGCATCAACGATCTCAAGAAGAAAGACATGAAATCCCTCATCCTCGACTTGCGCGTGAACCCGGGCGGCCTTTTGAACCAGGCCATTTCGGTCTCCGAGCTGTTCCTGGATAAGAACCAGATGGTGGTGTACACCAAGGGCCGCGTGAAATCCCAGAACCAGGAGTACCACAGCCGGCGCAATCCCATCTGGACCAAGAAGTTGGTGGTGCTGGTGAACGAAAACTCGGCTTCGGCCTCGGAAATCGTGGCGGGCGCGATGCAGGATTGGGACCGCGCCATCGTGCTGGGCGAACCCTCCTTCGGCAAAGGTTCGGTGCAAACGATTTTGCCTCTCGACGGGCAGCAGAATACCCTCAAGCTGACCACGGCCTATTACTACACCCCCGCGGGCCGCTGCATCAATAAGCCCGAGAACGCGGTGCGCTTCAAGAAGGCGCAAACAGATTCCGCCCGGAAGGACACCACCTGGTTCTATACCAAGGCGGGCCGCAAGGTACTGGCCGGCGGCGGTATCACCCCGGACGTGATCCTGGCGGGACGCAAATACACCCGTTACGATCAGGAGCTGCTCCGCAAGACGATGTTCTTCAATTACGTGATCAAGAAGCGTAACGACATCGCCAAGCGCCAGAAAATCACCCCGGACTTCACCGTCTCCAAGGACGTCCTGGACGACTTCCGGAAATTCGTCTATACCGATACCACCTTCACGCGCTTCAAGAGCGCCTCCATGATCGCCCTGGACAATTTCCGCGACGTGGTGAAGAAGGAAAGGGCCGATCGCGATAGCTCGGTCGCGGCCGACCCCGACAAGACCCAGGTGGATCAGGCGACCAACACCTTGGACGGGATCCTTAGGGCCGAAGCCGATAAGGAATTCGAACGCAACCTGGACTTCATCGCCTACCAGCTCAAGTGCGAGCTCCTGGGAGCCGCCCTCGGCGAAGACGCCCGCACCGCCTTCGAATTGAAGAACGACAATCAGGTCATCGAGGCCAGCCGCTATCTCGCCGACCAGAAAATGTTCGCCAAGGCCTTCAAGAAGGGTAAGGACAAAGGCTAA
- a CDS encoding DUF2807 domain-containing protein yields the protein MKTWLILATLPLLLSGCMVMDVQDAQGNGMAVTETRSLPAFDRVRLDAPVHVTVKSGDAYAAYVTTDGNLTGYLTTDSWNGTLTIGLPYTIAPTVEPQITVVVPGLRSLVHNGSGTVEIQEGGDFPDLDLTLNGSGEILFSGTATNLRATVNGAGVIDLEGFAASLTATLAGEGAIHAENLLAEDANVDLSGSGYVFLDMDYQSTLDLALTGSGRVEWWGSPAHLDYHISGEGKVVEHRGLPKRSAAGKVAAQGSGIDGAQAAAKVGAGYEEVSRRPVVVIPFKQASAK from the coding sequence ATGAAAACCTGGTTGATCCTCGCGACCCTCCCCCTTCTGCTTTCCGGATGCATGGTCATGGACGTGCAGGATGCCCAAGGCAACGGCATGGCGGTTACCGAAACCCGCAGCCTCCCGGCCTTCGATCGCGTACGCTTGGATGCTCCCGTCCACGTGACCGTGAAGTCGGGCGACGCCTACGCGGCTTATGTCACCACCGACGGGAACCTGACCGGGTACCTGACGACGGATTCCTGGAACGGGACCCTCACCATCGGCCTCCCCTATACCATCGCGCCCACCGTCGAACCGCAAATCACCGTGGTCGTGCCCGGGCTACGCTCCCTGGTCCACAACGGAAGCGGCACGGTGGAAATCCAGGAAGGCGGCGATTTCCCCGACCTCGATCTCACCTTGAACGGCTCTGGGGAAATCCTGTTTTCGGGCACGGCCACCAATCTCAGGGCCACCGTGAACGGCGCCGGCGTCATCGATCTGGAGGGCTTCGCGGCTTCGTTAACGGCCACCCTGGCGGGAGAAGGCGCCATCCATGCCGAGAACCTGTTGGCCGAAGACGCCAACGTGGACCTGAGCGGATCGGGCTACGTGTTCCTGGACATGGATTACCAGTCGACCTTGGACTTGGCCTTGACCGGTTCGGGCCGGGTGGAATGGTGGGGATCGCCGGCGCATCTCGACTACCACATCAGCGGCGAGGGCAAGGTGGTGGAACATCGCGGCCTGCCCAAGCGCTCGGCGGCGGGGAAAGTTGCCGCGCAGGGTTCGGGAATCGATGGAGCGCAAGCGGCGGCGAAGGTGGGCGCCGGCTACGAAGAGGTTTCGCGCCGACCGGTCGTGGTCATCCCCTTCAAGCAGGCTAGCGCGAAATAG
- the murA gene encoding UDP-N-acetylglucosamine 1-carboxyvinyltransferase, giving the protein MAKKFIIEGGRYLKGEIRVRGAKNAVTKQMVASLLAPGKSVLQNVPEIGDVEITKQILASIGCVVAHDPEAGVMSLDATHLSTHRVPEEYSGLNRIPILMAGVLLHRFGAAEIPMMGGCDIGPRPVDFHLEGLRSLGADIQYEKGVYRFAAKRLTGARITLPFPSVGATENIMMAAATAKGTTEIKNAAIEPEIVDLALFLQSMGAIITQETDRTWVIQGVGELHPAQHRVINDRIEAASFAVSAIATGGDVTIKGADQLHMLTFLNWLRKAGGEFETVEGGIRFAGVHSKLKPIAVETGVHPGLMTDWQQPLVILLTQAHGMSVIHETVYENRFGYTETLNRMGAKIQLYNECLGGRDCRFRNLGHRHSAVIMGPTPLQGASIEIPDLRAGFSYLVAAALAKGKTVLSGVNYIERGYDRVVEKFRTLGLPISVVEE; this is encoded by the coding sequence ATGGCCAAAAAGTTCATCATCGAGGGCGGACGCTACCTGAAAGGGGAGATCCGCGTCAGGGGCGCCAAGAACGCGGTGACCAAGCAGATGGTGGCTTCCCTCCTGGCCCCCGGCAAATCCGTCCTCCAGAACGTGCCTGAAATCGGGGACGTGGAAATTACCAAGCAAATCCTGGCTTCCATCGGCTGCGTCGTGGCCCATGACCCGGAAGCAGGCGTGATGTCCTTGGATGCCACGCACCTTTCCACCCATCGCGTGCCGGAAGAATACTCCGGCTTGAACCGCATTCCCATCCTGATGGCCGGCGTCCTGCTTCATCGCTTCGGCGCGGCGGAAATACCCATGATGGGCGGATGCGATATCGGTCCGCGGCCGGTGGATTTCCATCTCGAGGGCTTGCGTTCCCTGGGCGCGGACATCCAATATGAAAAGGGCGTGTACCGGTTCGCCGCCAAACGGCTCACTGGAGCGCGCATCACCTTGCCTTTCCCCAGCGTTGGCGCGACGGAAAACATCATGATGGCGGCGGCCACCGCCAAGGGCACGACCGAGATCAAGAATGCGGCCATCGAGCCGGAGATAGTGGACCTGGCCCTGTTCCTCCAGTCCATGGGAGCCATCATCACCCAAGAGACCGATCGCACCTGGGTCATCCAGGGGGTGGGCGAATTGCATCCGGCCCAGCACCGGGTCATCAATGATCGTATCGAAGCCGCTTCCTTCGCGGTCTCCGCCATCGCCACCGGCGGCGATGTCACCATCAAGGGCGCGGATCAGCTGCATATGCTCACCTTCCTCAACTGGTTGCGGAAGGCCGGAGGCGAGTTCGAGACGGTGGAAGGGGGCATCCGCTTCGCCGGCGTGCATAGCAAGCTGAAGCCCATCGCGGTGGAAACCGGCGTCCACCCCGGCCTCATGACCGATTGGCAACAGCCGCTCGTCATCCTGCTAACCCAGGCCCACGGGATGTCGGTGATCCACGAGACGGTATACGAGAACCGATTCGGGTATACCGAAACCCTCAACCGCATGGGCGCCAAGATCCAACTCTATAACGAATGCCTGGGCGGCCGCGATTGCCGCTTCCGCAACCTGGGGCATCGCCATTCCGCCGTCATCATGGGGCCGACGCCATTGCAAGGCGCCTCCATCGAGATCCCCGACCTGCGCGCCGGTTTCTCGTACCTGGTGGCCGCGGCCCTCGCGAAAGGCAAAACCGTCCTTTCCGGGGTGAACTACATCGAGCGCGGGTACGATCGCGTGGTCGAGAAATTCCGGACGTTGGGCCTACCCATTTCCGTGGTCGAGGAATAA
- the fliJ gene encoding flagellar export protein FliJ, with protein sequence MKNFRFDLEQLLRLKRWREEEAKKALAAEVAALETLKAKLLELQGDLDGAWRNAPGNVGDTVDAPGRLQLLGYARHMGGLISGQEGEIAEQSRRLREKSDLLMKAMQERKVLEKLKERRHSEWRKQRNKLEYANMDEASAALLRRASETHPVPASGSAAPE encoded by the coding sequence ATGAAGAATTTCCGGTTCGATCTGGAGCAGCTCCTGCGCCTGAAGCGCTGGCGCGAAGAGGAAGCGAAGAAAGCCCTGGCCGCCGAAGTGGCGGCTTTGGAAACCCTCAAGGCCAAGCTACTGGAGTTGCAAGGGGATCTGGACGGAGCCTGGAGGAATGCGCCGGGTAACGTGGGTGATACCGTGGACGCGCCGGGGCGTTTGCAACTGCTCGGATACGCGCGCCACATGGGAGGGCTCATTTCCGGGCAGGAAGGCGAAATCGCGGAGCAGTCCCGCCGCCTCCGGGAGAAATCCGATCTGTTGATGAAGGCGATGCAAGAGAGAAAAGTCCTGGAAAAGCTCAAGGAGCGCCGCCACTCGGAGTGGCGCAAACAGAGGAACAAGCTGGAATACGCCAATATGGACGAGGCGTCGGCGGCTTTGCTGCGCCGGGCCTCGGAAACGCATCCCGTCCCCGCTTCCGGTTCCGCCGCCCCGGAATGA
- a CDS encoding FliI/YscN family ATPase: MCLAPVRAKIVQVIGLVMESTGLSASLGEICAVFDGQRQIGQAEVVGFRRQSTLLMTLGHLDGLRPGMEVMATGKVFTVKVGTPLLGRVLNGLGEPIDGHGQMLLSEEGRVNADPPNPLERRRISEAMPTGIRALDGFKTIGKGQRVGLFAGSGVGKSVLLGMIARNCKSQVNVIALIGERGREVKEFLEKDLGPEGLARSVVVVATSDQPALIRIKAAMVATAIAEYFRDLGNDVMLMMDSSTRLAMAQREIGLAVGEPPSTRGYTPSVFAFLPRLMERAGMAGNGSITALYTVLVEGDDMDEPVADAVRSILDGHIVLSRSLAHRNHYPAIDVLKSVSRCMTDVTSKEHRAAAGKLLNAMAVYADAEDMVNLGAYVRGTNAQLDQAIALHAEVDKFLIQAVEDKSDMKSILDRVYALAGALK; encoded by the coding sequence ATGTGCCTCGCTCCCGTGCGGGCCAAGATCGTGCAGGTCATCGGCCTGGTTATGGAAAGCACCGGCCTTTCCGCCAGCCTCGGGGAGATCTGCGCCGTCTTCGACGGGCAGCGCCAGATAGGCCAAGCCGAAGTGGTGGGTTTCCGCAGGCAGTCCACGCTCCTCATGACCCTGGGCCATCTCGACGGATTGCGGCCCGGCATGGAGGTGATGGCTACCGGTAAGGTCTTCACGGTCAAGGTGGGAACGCCTTTACTGGGACGCGTGCTCAACGGTTTGGGCGAGCCCATCGACGGGCACGGCCAGATGTTGCTATCGGAAGAAGGCCGGGTCAACGCCGATCCGCCCAACCCCTTGGAGCGGCGCCGCATCTCCGAGGCCATGCCGACCGGCATCCGCGCCTTGGACGGATTCAAGACCATCGGCAAGGGCCAACGCGTGGGATTGTTCGCCGGTTCCGGGGTGGGGAAGTCCGTGCTCCTGGGCATGATCGCCCGCAATTGCAAATCGCAGGTGAACGTCATCGCCCTCATCGGCGAGCGGGGCCGCGAGGTGAAGGAATTCCTGGAAAAGGATCTGGGGCCGGAAGGGTTGGCCCGTTCGGTGGTCGTGGTCGCCACTTCCGATCAGCCCGCGTTGATCCGCATCAAGGCCGCCATGGTGGCTACCGCCATAGCCGAATACTTCCGTGATCTAGGTAACGACGTAATGTTGATGATGGACTCTTCCACCCGGCTGGCCATGGCCCAACGCGAGATCGGCCTTGCCGTCGGCGAGCCCCCTTCCACGCGCGGGTATACGCCTTCGGTCTTCGCCTTCCTGCCCCGCCTGATGGAGCGCGCGGGCATGGCCGGCAACGGTTCCATCACCGCATTGTATACCGTGCTGGTGGAGGGCGACGATATGGACGAACCCGTGGCCGATGCGGTGCGCTCCATCCTCGACGGCCACATCGTGCTTTCCCGCTCCTTGGCGCATCGCAACCACTATCCCGCCATCGACGTCCTCAAAAGCGTGAGCCGCTGCATGACCGACGTAACCTCCAAGGAACATCGGGCCGCGGCGGGCAAGCTCCTCAATGCCATGGCGGTCTACGCCGATGCCGAGGACATGGTCAACCTGGGGGCGTACGTGCGCGGCACCAATGCCCAACTCGATCAGGCCATCGCCCTCCATGCCGAAGTCGACAAGTTCCTGATCCAGGCCGTGGAAGACAAGAGCGACATGAAATCCATCCTCGATCGGGTCTACGCCCTGGCCGGCGCCCTGAAATGA